The Bacillus sp. E(2018) genome includes the window TAGAGAAAAAGGAGGTCAGCTAATATGACAGGAAGTGCAATTACAATGATGGTGATTGGCATGGTAATCCTATGGGGCGGCCTCCTCGCAAGTATTGCAAATGTGGTTCGGGTTTCGCGCAAGAAATAAAGAGTGAAGCTGATTCTTCT containing:
- a CDS encoding methionine/alanine import family NSS transporter small subunit, whose protein sequence is MTGSAITMMVIGMVILWGGLLASIANVVRVSRKK